From one Planococcus citri chromosome 3, ihPlaCitr1.1, whole genome shotgun sequence genomic stretch:
- the LOC135839124 gene encoding small G protein signaling modulator 3 homolog, whose product MELAKSLFKPSIHEGYAGKEDKIYIESAVSDDEDARRPNSSAAEEYDNEKTNVAEFLATFKPLKAGPFSAVTPSLCPQDILTQLQENEQTNDSRYDEFGFHLDECQHEFFRTNKLSEEPFVEDSQWRLQWIVQLNFDKGDEISWENVEVVLPHTDKFASMVRKGIPHSLRHQLWMRFNGSLDKKQKAKTAYREVVKLANFDEFITSHQIEKDVYRTLPGNACFNSERSTGVPRLRRILRGVTFFFNDIGYCQGMGVIVGYLLLFMEEEDAFWMMISIMEDLVPATYYTANIPGVMADVKLIRSLLITYIPSIHEALVTHDVDITVILVSWLLPAFGNVLHIKVLLRIWDLFFFHGSIILIRVCFGILKLTEDQIVNADDGVAILNALTDAPGCVDDIEKLLEVSFEVSADLTDELLVNERKRHQAYLMVDRGTILGSPEAITNLPKQQLSRRQIRKSKSMIQLILFGDNEENDDDMKNKNIKQTELLVDLREGILQIAHHFLSVDPKLSDISLVPDYSIESHSKDHENYNIVSRNRRRRAKALLDFERHDDDELGFRKNDIITVISQKDEHCWVGELNGLRGWFPAKFVELLDERSKQYSMAGDDSITENITDLVRGTLCPAVKQILEHGMKRPSFLGGPCHPWLFIEEAAVREVEKDFTSVYSRLMLCKTYRLDEDGKVLTPEELLYRCVQSVNQSHDEAHAQMDVKLRSLICLGLNEQVLHLWLEVLCSCVEVVQKWYQPWSFVCSPGWVQIKCELRILSQFAFNLNPDWELPLKKEKSQPLKDGVRDMLVKHHLFSWDL is encoded by the exons ATGGAACTAGCCAAGTCGTTATTCAAACCCAGTATTCACGAAGGATATGCTGGAAAAGAAGATAAG ATCTACATAGAGTCAGCTGTTTCCGACGATGAAGATGCTCGTAGACCAAATTCGTCAGCTGCCGAAGAATACGATAATGAAAAGACCAACGTTGCCGAGTTCTTAGCCACTTTTAAACCGCTGAAAGCTGGACCTTTTTCGGCGGTTACTCCTTCGCTATGTCCTCAGGATATTCTAACTCAATTGCAAGAAAATGAACAAACCAACGATAGCAG ATACGACGAATTCGGATTTCATTTGGATGAATGTCAGCATGAATTTTTCCGAACTAATAAACTGAGCGAGGAACCTTTCGTTGAAGATTCGCAATGGAG ATTGCAATGGATAGTGCAACTGAATTTCGATAAAGGAGATGAAATATCTTGGGAAAATGTGGAAGTTGTGTTGCCTCATACTGATAAATTTGCATCTATGGTCAGGAAGGGAATACCGCATTCGCTGAGACATCAATTATGGATGAGATTCAATG GTTCGTTAGATAAAAAACAAAAGGCCAAAACTGCCTACCGAGAAGTAGTGAAACTAGCCAATTTCGACGAGTTTATTACGTCTCATCAGATTGAAAAAGATGTTTATCGTACTCTACCCGGAAACGCGTGTTTTAATTCGGAACGAAGCACCGGAGTTCCCAGATTAAGGCGGATTTTACGCGGGGTAACGTTCTTCTTCAACGATATcgg CTATTGCCAAGGTATGGGTGTCATTGTCGGATATTTATTACTCTTTATGGAAGAAGAAGATGCCTTTTGGATGATGATCTCAATTATGGAAGATCTGGTGCCTGCTACTTATTATACCGCCAATATTCCTG gTGTAATGGCTGATGTAAAATTAATACGAAGTTTATTAATAACTTATATTCCGAGCATTCACGAAGCTTTAGTTACCCACGACGTAGATATTACGGTAATTCTGGTCAGCTGGCTACTTCCAGCGTTCGGCAACGTATTGCATATCAAAGTATTATTAAGAATCTGggatttatttttctttcacgGTAGTATCATCCTAATACGAGTATGCTTCGGTATTTTAAAACTTACTG AAGATCAAATTGTTAACGCTGACGATGGTGTAGCCATATTGAACGCTTTAACCGATGCTCCAGGTTGCGTAGACGATATCGAAAAGCTACTCGAA GTATCGTTCGAAGTATCCGCTGATTTAACCGACGAATTGTTGGTGAACGAAAGAAAACGACATCAAGCTTACTTAATGGTAGACCGTGGCACGATTTTAGGCAGTCCTGAAGCCATCACTAATCTTCCTAAACAACAATTGAGCAG GCGTCAAATTCGTAAATCCAAGTCGATGATACAACTGATACTATTCGGTGATAATGAAGAAAATGACGACGatatgaagaataaaaatatcaaacaaacaG agcTGCTAGTCGATTTGAGAGAAGGCATTTTACAAATAGCTCATCATTTTTTATCGGTAGATCCTAAGCTAAGCGACATATCTCTAGTACCTGATTACTCCATCGAAAGTCATTCCAAAGATCACGAAAATTACAACATTGTCTCGCGTAATCGAAGACGTCGAGCAAAAGCTCTACTCG ATTTCGAAAGACACGACGATGACGAGTTGGGTTTTCGTAAAAATGATATCATAACCGTCATCAGTCAGAAAGACGAACACTGCTGGGTCGGCGAGTTGAATGGTCTCAGGGGTTGGTTTCCAGCCAAATTCGTCGAATTACTAGACGAACGTAGTAAACAGTATTCGATGGCTGGTGATGATTCGATAACCGAAAATATAACCGATTTGGTTCGAGGAACTTTATGTCCAGCTGTTAAACAGATTTTGGAACATGGGATGAAAAGACCCTCATTTCTTG gTGGACCGTGCCATCCTTGGTTATTTATCGAAGAAGCTGCCGTTAGAGAAGTAGAAAAAGATTTCACGTCGGTGTACAGTAGATTAATGCTTTGTAAAACCTACAGATTAGATGAAGATGGCAAAGTTCTAACTCCCGAAGAG TTGCTGTACAGATGTGTTCAATCAGTGAATCAAAGTCACGACGAAGCTCATGCTCAGATGGACGTAAAACTAAGAAGTTTAATTTGTTTAGGTTTGAACGAACAAGTCCTACATTTATGGCTCGAAGTATTATGCTCTTGCGTCGAAGTAGTTCAGAAATG gtatcAACCTTGGAGCTTCGTTTGCAGTCCTGGTTGGGTTCAGATAAAATGCGAATTGAGAATATTATCGCAGTTCGCGTTCAATTTAAATCCAGATTGGGAATTGCCTTTAAAGAAAGAGAAATCTCAACCTTTGAAAGATGGCGTTCGAGATATGCTGGTTAAACATCATTTATTTAGCTGGGATCTTTGA